The genomic interval CTCCTGCAGCGTCTTCGGCGAGATCCCGGCGGTGAGGCCCGGCTGCTGGAGGAAGACGAGCACGCGGTACGACTGTGAATGGCGCGCGTGGTAGTCGTAGAAGTAGTCCCAGACGCGCTTGAGTTGGCGGTCGGGGGAGAACCCCGAAGCCATGATCTTCTCGATCGCCTCGCTCATGCGCTGCATGCTCTCGAAGAGCAGCGACACGTAGAGGTCTTCCTTGGAGCGGTAGTAGAGGTAAATCGTCCCGACCGAGACCTCGGCCTGCCGCGCGATGTCCTCCATCGTCGCGCGCGAGAAGCCCTTCTCGGCGAAGACGCGGACGGCTGCCGCTTGGATGGCCGACTTCCTGGCGCGACGCTCGCGGACTTTTCGGTGCGCGGTTCCCATACGGCTATTATCGGCCTTTGAAGACCGGCGTGCGTTTTTGAAAGAACGCGCGCGGCCCTTCCTGAGCGTCTTCGCTCTGACGCACCGGCTCGGCGAGAAGCTGTTCGAGCCGCAACGCCTCGTCCATTGGCAGGTGGAGGCCGCGGTAGACCGCCTGTTTCGCCGCCTGCACCGCCAGGGGACCGTTCCGGCAGATACGCTCGGCCAGCGTTACCGCGGCGTCGAGCAGGTCGGCGGGGGGTACGACGCGGTTCACGATGCCGAGCCGCCAGGCCTCGGCTGCCGTGATCCGTTCGCCGGTCAGAATCATCTCGAGCGCCCAGCCGAGAGGGGCCACGCGAGCGAGGCGCTGCGTTCCGCCGGCGCCCGGCATGATGCCCAGGCTCACCTCGGGCAGGCCGAAGGTGGCGGTGTCCGACGCAATCCGGATGTCGCACGCAAGCGCCAGCTCGAACCCCCCGGCGAGGCAGTAGCCGTTGACGGCTGCGATGATCGGTTTCCAGACGTCGAGGTTGCGGGTGAGGCCGCCGAGCCCCGGCTCCCTCTCGCCGCGCGCCAGACGCTCCGCCGAGGTCAGCGAGCGGTAGAACTCGCCGACGCTTCTCAAGTCCGCGCCGGCGCAGAATGCGTCGCTCCCGGCGCCGGTGAGCACAGCGACCCGCAGATCGGCACGGTCGCGCAGCTGTCGCCACGCGTCGGCCAGCGCCTCGCCGGTCGCCGGGTCGATGGCATTGCGGACCTCGGGGCGATCGATCGTGACGATCGCGATGTGGCCACGGGTCTCGAAGCGGACGCTCATCCTCTAGTCTCCTTCTCCGACAGGCCGGAACACCGGCAGCGCGATGTCGCCGGCCGACTGGAACTCGACGCGCACGGGCATGCCCACGCGCACGCGCTCCGGCGCGACGCCAACGACGTTGCTCACCAGACGCGGCCCCTCCGCGAGTTCTACCACAGCGACCACGTAGGGCACCAACGGCTGGAACGCGGGGTGGTAGCTGCGGTGATAGACGGCAAAGGTGACCACCGTGCCTTCGCCAGCGGACGCCACCCACGTGACCGCATCGCTCCAGCAGTGCGGGCACACCACCGATCCCGGGAGCCACCGGAACCGGCAGGCCCGGCATTCCTGGACGCGAAGCTCGCCCTGCGCGCAGCCTTCCCAGAAGGGCGCGGTGACGGCATCGGGGACCGGAGCGGGGCGAGGTGTGTCCGCCATCAGTCCCGGCACAGGATCACAGTCGCGTGCGTGTTCATCCCGAGACCGTGGCCGCTCACCAGGGCGACCTCGGCCTCCTCGACCTGTCTCGCGCCGCACTCGCCGCGCAGCTGGCGGACCGCCTCGATGACATGGAACATCCCGCCTCCAAACCCTTCGGACAGCAGGCCGCCGGCAGTGTTGGTGGGCAAACGCCCGCCGAGGCGGAGGTGGCCGTCGGCGACGAACGCGCCCGCGGCGCCCTTCGCGCAGAAGCCGTAGTCCTCGAGCTGCATGAGCACGACGATCGTGAAGCAGTCGTAGAGCTGAGCGATGTCCACGTCGTCGTGCGTGATGCCGGCCATTCCGAACGCGATCGGGCCCGACTCCCGCGCCGGCAGCGTGGTCAGGTAGTCGGCGCCGGCGAGGCCCGTCAAGTTGTGCGCCTGTCCGAACCCGGCGATCCGGATCCCTCCGCGGGACAGGTCACGCGCTCGCTCGGCAGACGTGACGACGACAGCGCCGGCGCCGTCGGAGATCAGGCAGCAGTCGAGCACGCGCAATGGCTCGACGAGATACGGCGATTCCAGGTATTCGCCGAGCGGGAGGGGAGCCCGCTGCTGCGCGTGCGGCGTGAGGCCGGCGTGTTGCCGGAAGGTTACAGCGACTTCCCCGAGGTGCTCCGGCCGGGTACCGTAGACGGCCATGTGACGGCGCGCCGCGAGCGCGTGCAGTCCCGCCGCGCCGAACAGTCCAAAGGCGGAGCCGTCGCCGCGGCCGTAGCTCCAGGTTCCCCGGGCCATGGAGGGCGCGTCGCCGAACACGCACACGCACACGTTGCAGAGGCCGGCGGCGACGGCCATCGCGGCGCGCTGCACCATGGCCACGCAGCTCGCCCCACCGAGAACCTCCGAAGACGTGTAGCGGGGATTCAGCCCGAGCATCGCGCCGAGGCGCAAGAAGTGCGGCGTGATGCCTTCGATGACCCCCTGTGAGTATCCGGGTTCCGTGATCAGGCCATCCACGTCCTGCGGCCTGAGCCCCGCATCTGCCACGGCCGCGCGCACGGCCTCCGCCTGCAGCGCCCACGCCGAGCGGTTCAGTCGAGGGGCGAGGCTCGTGTGGCCGACGCCGACGATGCGGGCGCTGGTCGGCACCGCCGCCTGACTACCTTCCGATGAACCGCGGAGCCCGGCGCTCGCGGAACGCGGCGACGCCCTCGCGGTGATCGGCCGTGTGCCAGAGCAACGACTGGGCGTGCGCCTCCAGCTCGAGGAACTGCTCGAAATCGAGATCGAGCCCTCGCTGGAGGAGGGTCTTCGTCGCGCCGAGCGCCCGCGTGGCGCCCTGAGCCAACTCGCGCGCGAGCGCCGCGCCCTCGCTCTCGAGCGCGTCCTTCGCGACGGCGCGCGTGATCAGTCCGATGTCCGCGGCCTCGCGCGCGGTGAACGCGCGGCCGCTCATCAGCAGCTCCTTCGCGCGCCTGACGCCGACCAAGCGGGGCACGGTGTAGAGCGCGCCGAGGTCGGGGACGATCCCGAGGCGCACGAACGGAAACGAGAGCGTGGCCGTCTCCACGGCCAGCACGAAATCGCAGGTGAGCGCAAGCGAGAGGCCGCCGCCGACCGCTGCGCCGTTGACGAGCGCCACGGTGGGCCGCTCGAGGGCCCAGAGCGCCTTCAGCACCTCGAGGCCGTCCAGCAGCGCCCGCCGGCTCTCGACAGGCGGGGCCTGCGCGAGCGCATGGATGGCCTCGAAGTCGCCGCCCGCCGAGAAGGCGGGGCCGTTGCCGGTGAGGACGACCGCGCGCACGCTGTCGTCTCTCTGGAGCTCCCGGAACGTTCCCGTCAACTCGCTGATTAGCGCCATGTTCAGCGCGTTCATCTTCTCCGGGCGGTTCAGGCGCACGGTGGCCACGCCGTCGCTGCGCTCGACGATCACGGTCTGCATGGTTCGCTCCTCAGAGCCCGAGCTGGCGGGCGATGATGTTCCGGTGGATCTGCGAGGTGCCCTCGCCGATCTCGAAGAGCTTCACGTCTCGGTAGAGCCGCTGGATCGGCGACTCCAGGACGTAGCCGTAGCCCCCGTGGAGCTGGAGCGCGTCGTTCGCGAGGCGCGTGGCCGTCTCGGTGGCGAAGAGCTTGGCCATGGACGCTTCCTTTATATGGGGGAGCCCAGCGTCGGCGAGCCAGGCGGCCTGGTAAGTGAGGAGCCGGGCGGCTTCGAGCGCCGTCGCCATGTCGGCGAGCATCCACTGGACGCCCTGGAACTTTCCGATGGGCTGACCGAACTGCTGGCGCTGCTTCACGTACGCGAGCGTCGCCTCCAGCGCCGCCCGGCCCGTGCCCACGGCGTACGCGGCCGCGGTGATCCGGCCGGCCGTCAGCGTCTGCATCGCGGTCATGGCGCCGCGGTTCTCCTCGCCCAGGAGCGCGTCGGCGGACACCTCGCAGCCGTCGAAGGAGAGCTCGGCCGTCTGGGAGGCGCGCATCCCCATCGTCTCGATCCTGCGGCCCACCGTGAAGCCGGCCAACCCGCGATCCACGAGGAAGAGCGAGAGCCCCCTGACACCCTGGCCCGGCGCCGTCGAGGCGGTGAGCACGACGAAGTCGGCGAACGGGCCGTTCGTCGTGAACATCTTGGTCCCGCTGATCCGATAGCCCGTGGCCGTTTTCTCCGCGCGGCAGGTGATCGAGCCCGGGTCGGAGCCGGCGCCCGGCTCGGCGAAGGACCACGCGCCGATCTTCTCGCCGGCGATCCCGGGGCGGAGATAGCGCTCCTTCTGGGCATGGGTACCGAAGACGCTGATCGCGGTCAGCGCGAGCGCCACGTGGACGTAGAAGCCGAGCGCGATGCCCGCCGAGGCGCGGCCCAGCTCCTCGGCGAGGATCGCGTAGGTCACGCTGCCCTGGCCCGCGCCGCCCCACTCCGTCGGGAACTTCACGCCGAGCCAGCCGAGCCGGCCGAGCGTCTTGAAGAGGTGGAGCGGGAACTTGCCGCGCGCGTCGCACTCGCCCGCGATCGGGACGATCTCGCGCTCGCAGAACGCGGCCACGCTCCGGCGGAACTCGAGTTGCTCGGGCGTGAAAGCAAACTCCATCCTAGCCTCCTTGGCCGTACCGCTCACGGAGGACGCCCTTGAGGACCTTCCCCGTCGGGTTCCGCGGGAGCGGCTCGGACGATACGATGACCGACTTCGGAATCTTGTAGCGCGCGATCTTTCCCTGGCAGAAGGCGGCCAGCTCCTCGTGGCTCACCCGGGCGCTCCGGGGCGGACGACGATGCGGATCGGGTCGCCCTCCTTGGTGAACGCCCGGCGGAACCCCTCGTTGATCGCGTCGAGCGGGATCACGTCGGTCACGGAGGACGAGAGATCGAGCGTGCCCTCGGCGACGAGACGGATGACCGCCTCGACCTCCGCGCGGTCGAAGCCCATGGAGGCGAGCACGGCCAGCTCGCCACCGACGAAGGAGCGGAGCGGCGGCAGCTCGACCCTGTCGCCGCCGACGCCCGCGACGACCGCGCGCCCGCCGCGCTTGAGGCTTCGCATCGCCTCGGTGACGGAGGCCTTGAGGCCGACGAACTCGACGGCGAGGTCCACGCCTTCGCCTGCCGTGAGCGCGCGGATCTGCTTCGCCACCTCCCCGCTCGAGGCGTCGATGGCCTGAGTGGCGCCGGCTTCCTCGGCGCGTCTCAGCGCTCCGCGCGCGACGTCCACGCCGATGATCTGAGAGGCGCCGAGGAGCTTCGCGATCTTGATCCCGTGAAAGCCGAGGCCGCCGCAGCCGAAGATGGCGACGCGCTCACCCTGTTTGAGCTGGCCGCGGTGGACGATGGCGCGGTAGGCCGTCGAGACCGCGTCCGCCACGATCGCGCCGACGGGGAAGGACACCTCGGCAGGCAGGGGCAGGAGGCACGAGGCCGGGAGCGTGATCGACTCGGCAAAGGCGCCCTCGCGGTTGACCCCGAGCACCTGCGCTTGGGGGCACAAGACCTCGCGCCCCTGCCGGCACGCGTAGCACGCGCCGCACGCGACGGTGGGGAAGATCGTCACGCGGTCGCCCGCCTTCCAGCGCGTGACCCCGGGGCCGACCGCGGCGACCACGCCCGCGGCCTCGTGGCCGAGGACGATCGGTGTCTTCGGGAGCTGGATCGTCCCCTCGATCGCGATGTGGAGGTCGGTGCCGCAGATTCCGCACGCCTCCACGGCGACCCGGACTTCGCCTTCGCCCGGCAGCCCCGCCTCGACCTCCTCGATCCTCAGCGGCTCCTTCGCCGCGTAGAACCTCGCCGCGCGCATCAGTAGAGCGGCGGGAAGAACTGCCAGCCGGTAACCGGTACGAGCTTCCCCTTCTCGGCGCGCATGAGCATGACCGCGTTGAGGCCGTGGCGGCGGGTCGGGCCGAACGTGATCGCCGCGCCGATCCCCTCGGCCCTGAAGTCCTTGACGGTTTCGAGCGCCGCGATGAACTTCTCGCGTGTGACATCGCGCCCGGCGCGCTTGAGCCCTTCGACCGTGAGCATCATCGAGACCGCGCCGTAAAGCCCCGCGTACTCCTTGCCCTTCAAGCTCGGCTCGTACTTCGTGAGGATCTCGATCGCCCGCATCGCTTCCGGCGCCGTGAGCGGGCCGACCTGACCGGCGACGTTGACGTAGGCGCCTTCCCACAGCTCGCCCGCGAGCGTGAACATCAGGGGGTCCGCCAGCGTGAACGAGGCCATCACGGTCGGGCGATAGCCGTGGGTCGCCATCTCCTTGAGGATCAGGGCGCCGTGCGTGGTCGTGGGGTACAGGATCACGACCTCGGCGCCGGACTCCTTCAGCTTGAGCGCGTGAGTGCCGAGCGCCCGGTCGGAGAGCTCGTAGGCGACCTCGCCGACGAGCTGGGCGCCGCCGACGGCCGCGACGGCCTTGCGGACGCCGTCGAGACCACCCTTACCGTACTCGTCGTTCTGGTAGAAGACGGCGAGTTTCTTCGCCTTGAGCTGGCGGAGGGCGTGGGTCGCGAGGAACTCGCCCTCGGGCGGGTAGTCGGTGTTGATGACGAAGACGCCCTGCATGCGCTCGCGTGTCTCGCGGGTGAAGATGCGGGCGTTTCCGAACGGCGCCACGAGCGGCACCCCGGCGCCGATGGCGACGTCCTTGGCAGCGGCGACGATCGCCGTGCCGAGGAGGCCGACGACGGCGAAGACCGAGTCCTTCATCTCGGTGACGTTGGCGACGGCGCGGCCGGGGACGTAGCCGTCGTCCTTGATCACGAGGCGGATTTTTCTTCCGTGGACGCCGCCCTGCTCGTTGACGTGGGCCGCCCACGCCTCCATGCCGCGCGCCGTGTTTCCCCAGGCTGCCGCCGGACCCGACAGCGGGGTCGAGGTGCCGAGGACGATCTCTGTATCCGTCACCCCCGGCACGCGACTCTGGGCCGGCGCGGTGACAGCGACGGCAAACAGGACGGCAAACAGGACGGCGACGCCGAGCGCTACGATCGGAACGCTTCGCATGATGTCCCCTCTCAGCGCCCGCGGAAGACGGGCGCCCGCTTGTCGCGGAAGGCTGTGAGTCCTTCGCGATGATCCTCGCTCTGGAAGCAGAGCGCCTGCACGTAGGCCTCGTATTCGAAATCGCTCGCGATGTCCCGGGTGAGGCCGTCGTAGAGCGCGCGTTTGGTGAACTGGAGCGCGAGCGGCGGTCCCGCGGCGAGGCGCCTGACGATGTCCTCAGTCGTTCGATCGAGCTCGGCCGCGGGCACGGCGCGGTGGATGAGCCCAATGCGCTCCGCCTCCGCCGCGCCGATCGTCTCGCCCAGGAACAGCAGCTCGACCGCCTTGGCGACGCCGACGAGCCGCGGCAGGAGGTAGCTCACGCCGGCGTCGGCGCCGCTCAGGCCGACACGGGTGAAGACGAAGCCCATGCGGGCGTCGTCGCGGGCAAGGCGCAGGTCGCACGCCATCACGATCCCGAGCGAGCCGCCGAAGGCATCGCCATTCAGCTTCGCCACGACGGGCAGCGGGAGCTCGCGGAGTCGCCGGGCGACCTCACAGTAGATCCTGACGCTGTGGTCGATGGAGAACGTGTTACCCGCGACTTGGTCCATCGAACCGATATCGCCCCCCGCGCTGAAGGCGCGCCCGGCGCCGGTGACCACCAGGACACGCGCGTTCGCGCTCTTGGCGAGCCTTGCGAGCGCCTCGCAGAGCTCCTCGCCCATCCGTACGTTGAGGGCGTTGAGCTTCTCCGGCCGGTGGAGGGTCAGGGTCGCGACGGCGTCGGCTTCTTCGACCGTGATGGTCTCGAATGTCATTGTGTCTCCCGTTCTTCGCTCGTGATCGCGTCCGATGTGGAGTTCGGGAAGATGTAGAATGTCCCGGTGGCGGTGGCGACGAGATGTCCCCCGTCGTCCCTGACATCGGCCCGCGTGACGGCGATTCGTTCATGGCGACTCACGACCTCGCCTTCGACCGTCAGCGTGCCACCCATGACCGCGCGCAGGAAGCGCACCTGGACTTCCATCGCGGTCGTGCGTTCCCCTTTCGGAAGCGTCGAGAAGACCGCCGACCCCATTGCCACGTCGGTGAGGGTGAACGTGACCCCTCCGTGGAGGACCCCGTTCGGGTTGTAGTGGCGCCCGTCGATCGTGAGCGAGCAGCGCGAGCGTCCATCCCCGAGCGCGAGCGCCTGGATGCCCACCAGTCCGCCGAAGTCGCGAGCGTCATGCGGTGGGATCGCGGGCATCCTCCGTCCTCTCAGGCTCTGCCCGTGCGCCGCTTGGCGTGGCGGGCGGGCAGGGGCCGCTCGGCGGGGCCCGCGTAGCGCGCGCCGAGTTCTGGCGGAATGATCCGCAAAGGATGGCCCTCGCGGATCTCCTCGGTCGTGTGGGCGATGAGCGCGGGGAGATAGGAGAGGACGCCGAGCCCGACCATCTCGAGCGGGTCGAAGCCGATCTCGAGCAACACCGCCGCGATCACGCCGGCGAGGTTCGCCGGCAGCGGGTGGTTGAAGCGCCGCGTGGCCTCGCGCGCGACCGCGTCGAAGAGCTGCGCGCGTTTGCCCCACACGCCGAGCGTTTTCGCGACCTCCGTGAGCGCCGCGGCGCGCGGCTCAACGCGCTTGTGCACCGGGTGGCCGAGGCCGGGGATCCGGCGCTTATCCTTCGCGTACGACTCGACGGTGCGGCGCGCCGCCTCGGCGAGCGAGAGGCGGCGTTTCGTCCGCTCGCGGTGGGCCGCGGCCAGCATCTCGGCGCACTCGCGCGGCGAGCCCGTGACCGACCCGAAGGCGATGACGCCCGCGGCGATCGCCGCCGCCGGCGCCTCGGGCGCCGCCGAGGCGGCGAAGCGCGCGGGCGGGACGGCGGAGCTGATGAACGCCTGATCGAGCCCCGAGCGCAGCACGGCGTCGAGGGCCTGGGCCTGGGCGCGCGTCGGGAGCTCGCCGCGGATGACGAGGTACGCGGCTTCGGCGAAGCTGACGTTGCGGATCAGCTCCTCGGCGCGGTAGCCGCGGACGAGGATCTTGCCCGCCTCGGCCCAGCCGATCTTTGTCGTCCAGTAGCCCTGCCACGAGTCGGCGCGAGCCTTCTTCACGCCCGGCCCCCGGCGCCGTGGACCATCCGCCCCTGGCCCGCCCAGTACTGGGCCTTGACGTCGCGCCGCGAGATCTTCCCGACGGGCGTCTTCGGCAGGGACGCGCGGATCTCGAGCGACTTGGGCGCTTTGAACGGCGCGAGCCGCTCCTTCGCGAACGCGAGCAGCTCCGCCTCGCCGACGGTCTGCCCGCTCTTGAGGGCGACGACCGCCTTCACCGCCTCGCCCCACTTCTCGTCGGGAACGCCGATGACGGCGGCCTCCAGCACGGCGGGGTGCTGGTAGAGGACCTCCTCCACCTCGCGCGGGTAGACGTTCATCCCGCCGGTGATGATCATGTCGCCCTTGCGGTCCACGAGGTAGATGTAGCCGTCCTCGTCCACGCGCGCGAGGTCGCCGAAGTGGAGCCACCCGTCGACGATCGTTTGCGCGGTCAGCTCGGGCAGGTTCCAGTAGCCGGCCGTCATCCACGGCGCGCGCACGCACGCCTCGCCGACGTCGCCTGGGGACACGTCGCGCCCCTGCTCGTCGAGGATGCGCACCCGGCCGCCGAGCGAGTTCTCGCGCCCGCACGAGAGCAGGCGATCCTCGTGGCCCTCGAGCGCCGCCCGGTGCTCCACGGGTGTCATGTGGGTGTTGAGGCCGTAGGCCTCGGTGCCGCCCCAGCCCGTGTGCAGGATCGAGCCGAAGCGCTCGATCGCCCGGCGCACGAGGGCGGACGAGGCGGGCGCCGCGGCGTAGCAGATGAAGCGGAGGCTCGAGAGGTCGTGGCGGTCGATCTCGGGGTGGCCGAGGAACATCTGGAGCAGGGTGGGGATCGCGAGGAGGTGCGTCACCCGGTGGCGCTCGATCGCCGCGAACGTCTGGACGGGATCGGGCGCCTGGAGGATCACGGCTGTGCTTCCCGCGACCCAGCCGGAGTCCATGAGGCGCGCGGCGAAGTGGCTCATCGGCGTGTACAGGAGCCCGACGTCGCCCGGTTGGCGTCGCGCGATCTCGACCCAGGCGAACATCGCCGCCTGCGTGGTGGCAAAGGTGTGGACCACACCCTTGGGCTTCCCCGTCGTGCCTGAGGTGTAGAGGATCTGGCCGAGGTCGCCCTCCTTGCCGCGGATGACCGGGGCCTCGCCGGCGTGGCTCGTCAGGAGCTGCTCGTAGTCGAGCGCGCCGTCGCCGCCGCCGACAGTGAGCACGTGAGCGACACCGGGCACGCGCTCCTTCAGCGTGCGCGCGCGCGTGCCCAGCGCGGCCACGGGGGCGATCAGGACGCGGGCGCCGCAGTCCTGGACTACGTAGGCGTGATCGGCCTCGGTGAGCATCCCGAGTATCGGGACAAACGCCGCGCCGGCGCGGGCGGCGCCCGCGAGCGCTTCCATGAACTGGTGGTTGTTCGCCTGGAGCACGGCGACGCGATCACCGGGCTTCACGCCGAGATGGATCAGCGCGCGGGCGAGTGCGCTCACACGCTGGTCGAGCTCCCGGTAGGTGAGCCGCGCCTCGCCTTCGATCACCGCGATCCGCTCCGGATACCATCGCGCCGCGCGGTCGAGGTAGTACGCGTACGGGTGGATCATGGCAGGTACCTCCTCAGCGCGTGAGCTTGAGCGCTCTCAGGAAGTTCTCGCGGAGGAGCTTTCGCTTGATCGGGACCGGCAGGCCCAGCGTATCCACGTCCTCGCGGGCACGCTTGAAGGACACGAGCGGGTAGTCCGTCGCCCAGATCACCTTGTCCTGGCCCCAGCCCTTCACGTACTTGAGAAACTCGGGCGGCCAGAACTTCGCGGGGCGCGCGGAGGTCTCGACGTAGAGGTTCGGGTGCTTCCAGGCGAGCGTCATCATCTCCTCGTGCCAGGGCTGGCCGAGGTGGCAGCCGAGGATGACGAGCTCGGGAAAGGCGAGCGCCACCTCGTCGAGATAGATCGGCCGCCCGCACTCCGACGGCATCAGCGGGCCCGTGTGGCCGACCTGGATCGCGACGGCGGCGCCGAGCTCGGAGCACTTCATATACACGGGCCAGTAGCGCTTGTCGTTGGGCGGGAGCCCCGTGTAGTCGTCGCCGCCGTAGGCGTAGGGCTCCAGGCGCACGAGGCGGATGTTGAGGTCCTTCACCATCCGCTCGATCTCGCGCGCCACCTCCATGGGCTTCTTGCGCGGATCCACCGTGCCGGCGCCGATGAACCGGTCGGGGTGCTTCCGGACGATCTCGCCGACCGTCTCGTTCCGCATCACGTGGAAGTTGCCGTAGCCGAAGGCGGAGAAGACGGCGATGTCGACGTCGGCCTCGTCCATCTCGGCGAGCATGGTCTCGAGGCTCATGCCCTCGAGCATCCGGCGGTCCACCTTGTAGCGCTTGAAGATGTGGACGAACTCCGGGGGCCACTGCGTCGCCCCCTGAGGCGTCACCAGGGTCGCCCACGCGTCGATCGCGCCAATCCGCTCCATCGGCTCCTCCATGCTCAGGTGCTGGTCACGGCTCCACGTCCTGGGCGTCGATGACGTAGAGCTTCGAGTTCGGAGCCATCTCCTGCATCATGCGACCGGCCTCGCGGCCTTCCGGTGAGGCCGAAGCGCGGCGGAAGGCTTCCAGGTCCTCGTAGAACAGCGTCGCGACGCGGTAGTAGGTGGTGTCGGCGTGACCCAGCTTCACCGTCTTGCCGACGATGTACCGGGCCAGGC from Candidatus Rokuibacteriota bacterium carries:
- a CDS encoding long-chain-fatty-acid--CoA ligase is translated as MIHPYAYYLDRAARWYPERIAVIEGEARLTYRELDQRVSALARALIHLGVKPGDRVAVLQANNHQFMEALAGAARAGAAFVPILGMLTEADHAYVVQDCGARVLIAPVAALGTRARTLKERVPGVAHVLTVGGGDGALDYEQLLTSHAGEAPVIRGKEGDLGQILYTSGTTGKPKGVVHTFATTQAAMFAWVEIARRQPGDVGLLYTPMSHFAARLMDSGWVAGSTAVILQAPDPVQTFAAIERHRVTHLLAIPTLLQMFLGHPEIDRHDLSSLRFICYAAAPASSALVRRAIERFGSILHTGWGGTEAYGLNTHMTPVEHRAALEGHEDRLLSCGRENSLGGRVRILDEQGRDVSPGDVGEACVRAPWMTAGYWNLPELTAQTIVDGWLHFGDLARVDEDGYIYLVDRKGDMIITGGMNVYPREVEEVLYQHPAVLEAAVIGVPDEKWGEAVKAVVALKSGQTVGEAELLAFAKERLAPFKAPKSLEIRASLPKTPVGKISRRDVKAQYWAGQGRMVHGAGGRA
- a CDS encoding amidohydrolase family protein, whose amino-acid sequence is MERIGAIDAWATLVTPQGATQWPPEFVHIFKRYKVDRRMLEGMSLETMLAEMDEADVDIAVFSAFGYGNFHVMRNETVGEIVRKHPDRFIGAGTVDPRKKPMEVAREIERMVKDLNIRLVRLEPYAYGGDDYTGLPPNDKRYWPVYMKCSELGAAVAIQVGHTGPLMPSECGRPIYLDEVALAFPELVILGCHLGQPWHEEMMTLAWKHPNLYVETSARPAKFWPPEFLKYVKGWGQDKVIWATDYPLVSFKRAREDVDTLGLPVPIKRKLLRENFLRALKLTR
- a CDS encoding EthD family reductase; amino-acid sequence: MIQVVSIFNFDTTKRSLEEWERYYTEEYVHNLRKAPGLARYIVGKTVKLGHADTTYYRVATLFYEDLEAFRRASASPEGREAGRMMQEMAPNSKLYVIDAQDVEP